CGCGCTGACGCTGACCGCCGGAGAGCTGATGTGGGTAGGCGGACAGACGCTGCGCCGGGTCAGGAATACCAACCTCGGTGAGCAGTTCGATAATCCGCCGCCGCAAAGCCGCACCTTTGAGGCCGCCGTGCAATTCAAGAATTTCGCCGACCTGCCGCTCGATCGTATGCAGCGGATTCAGTGAGGTCATCGGCTCCTGAAAGACCATAGTGACGGCGGCGCCGCGAATGCCGCGCAGCCGTCGTTCACTCAATTTCAGGATGTCTTCGCCCTTGAGCAGTGCCGTGCCGGAGACCGTAGCCGCCGGCGGCAGCAGCCGCAGGATCGACATGGCCGTCACCGATTTGCCGGAGCCGGATTCACCGACAATCGCCAGCGTGCGCCCGCGCAAGACCGAAAACGAAATGCCTTTGACGGCATCGAACGCCTTTCCGTCCTGCTGGAAGACGACGCGCAGATCGCGGACATCGAGGAGCGGCGCGTCGCTCATGCAATCGTCTTTCGCGGATCGAAGGCGTCGCGCACCGCTTCGCCGATGAAGATCAGCAGCGACAGCATGATCGCGATGACGAAGAAGCCGGTAAGCCCAAGCCACGGCGCCTGAAGGTTCGACTCGCCTTCGAGCAGCAATTCCCCAAGTGAAGCCGAACCCGCCGGTAGGCCGAAGCCCAGGAAGTCCAGCGCCGTCAAAGTCGAGATCGAGCCGTTGAGCACGAAGGGCAGAAATGTCAGCGTCGCAACCATCGCGTTGGGCAAGACGTGCTTGACCATGATCCGCGCATTGCTGAGGCCGAGCGCCCGCGCCGCTGTTACATATTCAAAGTTCCGTGCGCGCAGAAACTCGGCGCGCACGACATGCACGAGATTGACCCATGAAAACAGCAGCAGGGTCCCGAGCAGAATAAAAAAGCCGGGCGTGATGATCGAGGATATGATGATCAGCAAATAGAGCTGCGGCACGGAAGACCAGATTTCGATCAGCCGTTGCATGATGAGATCGATCCAACCGCCGAAATAGCCCTGCACTGCCCCCGCCGCGACGCCAACGACGGAAGAAACAGATGCGAGCGCTAAGCCGAAGAGGATCGAAATCCTGAAGCCGTAGATCAGCCGCGCGGCGACATCCCGGCCCTGATCGTCGGTGCCAAGCCAATTCCATTCGATATCCCCGCAGCCGTGGTTTGGCTTGCCCGGCGGCAAGACGCGCGTCGCCGCGGCGTCGCATTGCGCTTTCGTCAACATCCAGGTCGGCGGCGATGGCGCGGGCGTCGGCAGCGCACGTTCGATCGTCCGGTAAGAATAATGAATCGGCGGCCAGATCATCCAGCCATGCGCTTTGATCTCATCCGAGATGAATGGATCGCGATAATCTGTCCGGGCGAGAAAGCCGCCGAATTGCGATTCCGGATAATCGCGAAAGATCGGGAACAGGAACTCACCTTTGTAAGACGCCACGAGCGGCTTATCGTTGGCGATGAATTCGGCGAGCAGCGACAGGACGAACAGGATCAGGAAAATCCACAACGACCAATAGCCGCGCTTGTTATGCCGGAAATTGGCGAGCCGCCGCCGATTGAGCGGCGACAGCCGGATCAACCCGCTTGAACTTAGCGGCGGCGCGCGGCCAAATTCGCCCTTCGTGGCGGCGATCGACGCGGGCGCGCTCATCGCTAGACCTCCCGCGTCTCGAAATCGATGCGCGGATCGATCCAGGTATAAGTCAGGTCAGCGATCAAATTCACCACGAGACCGAGCAAGGCGAAAATATAGACATTGGCGAAGACTACCGGGTAATCGCGGTTGATGACCGACTCATAGGAAAGCAGCCCGAGGCCATCGAGCGAGAAAATCGTCTCGATCAGCAGTGCGCCGCCAAAGAACGCGTTAATGAATGCGCCCGGAAATCCGGCGATGACAATCATCATCGCATTGCGAAACACATGCCCGTAGAGCACACGCCGTTCACTCAAACCCTTCATCCGCGCGGTGAGCACGTATTGCTTGCGGATTTCATCGAGGAAGGAATTTTTGGTGAGGAAGGTGATCGTCGCGAAGCCGCTCAATGTCAGCGCCGTCACCGGCAGGGTGATGTGCCAGAAGTAATCCTTGATCTTGCCGAACAGCGACAGCGTATCGAAATTCTCCGACGTCAGGCCGCGCAGCGGGAAAATCTGCCAGAACGAGCCGCCGCAGAAGAGCACGATCAAGAAGATCGCGAAAAGGAAACTCGGGATCGCATAGCCGACGATAATGACGCTCGATGTCCAAACATCGAAACGCGAGCCGTCGCGCACCGCCTTGGCAATGCCGAGCGGGATCGAAATGAGATAGGAGATGAGCGTCATCCAGATCCCGAGCGAAATCGAGACTGGCAGCTTCTCCTTGATCAATTCGAGCACCGACGTGTCGCGGAAATAGGATTTGCCGAAATCGAAGCGCAGATAGTCCTTCAGCATGATCCAGAAACGTTCCGGCGCCGGCTTGTCGAAGCCGAATTGCTTGTTGAGTTCAGCGATGAATTTCGGGTCAAGCCCCTGCGCACCACGATAGCGCGAGCCAAACTCCGCTGAGCCGCCGCCGCCCGCGCGAGTATCACCGCCGGTGAAATTCGCTGTCGCGTTGGTCTCGAGCCCTTGCAATTGCGCCAGGATGCGCTCGACCGGGCCACCCGGCGCGAATTGTACGATCACGAACGAGATAAGCAGGATGCCGAAGACCGTCGGGATCATCAAAAGGATGCGGCGGACGAGATAGGCGAGCATATCACTGCCCGGGCAGATGAACGCGCGCGGCCTTGGCTGTGTCGTACCACCAGGTCGAGACGACGCCGATATCGTATTTCGCGCTGCGTTGGGGCCGAGAGAACAGGTCCCAATAGGCGACAAGATGATTGGGCTTGTTCCACATCGGTACCCAATAATGCCCGACACGAAGAATGCGATCGATCGAGCGGCAGATGTAGGTGAGCTTCTCACGCGTATCGACGACCAGCGCCTCTTCGATCAGGGCGTCGATGACGGGATCCGCAATGCCAGAAATATTATAGGAGCCCGGCACATTAGCTGTATGCGAGCTGAAATAGGCGCGCATCGCCTCCCCTGGCGTCAGTCCGAGACCGAAGCGCGAGGTGATGATGTCGTAATCGAAATTATCCGTCCGCTCTTTGAATTGTGCCGGATCGACGACGCGAAAGCGCGCCGTGATACCGAGCAAATTGAGATTGCGGATAAAGGGCGCGGTGTGCGGTTCGAGCGCGTTATCGAAATCGAGAAACTCGATTTCAAAAGGTTTGCCATCAGGCAGCAGTAGATTGTCGCCGTCGCGTTTGCAACCCGCGGCGATGAGGAGATCGTTTGCTTTGCGCAACAGCGCGCGATCCTGACCAGAGCCGTCCGAGACGGGCGGCACCGGCACCTCGCCGAAGACGGCCGCCGGCAATTTGGCCTTGAAGGGCGCGAGAATGGCGAGTTCTTCCGGCGAAGGCGTGCCGGTCGCCATCATCGGCGAGTTCTGAAAATAGGACGTCGTACGATGATAAAGCCCGTACATGATGTTGCGGTTTGTCCATTCGAAGTCGAAACACTGCTCAAGCGCTTCGCGAATTCGGATGTCCTTGAACTTGTCGCGGCGGATATTGAGGAACCATGCCTGCGTTCCCAGCGGCAATTGATCCGGCAATGTCTCGCGTTTCACACGGCCATCGTTGGCCGCGGCAAAGCCGTATTGCGTCGCCCAGACGGCAGAGGTGAATTCCTCGCGGAACGTGAAAACACCGGCCTTGAAGGCCTCAAAGGCGACTTTGCGATCCGCAAAATACTCGTAGCGGATGCGATCGAAATTGTTCTGCCCAACATTGACCGGCAGGTCCTTGCCCCAATAATCGGCGACGCGCTCGAAGACGATGAAATGGCCCGCATCGAAAGCGCCGACCTTATAAGGACCGGAGCCAAGCGGCGGCTGAAGCGTCGTCTCGTTGAATGCATTCTTGCCGTAATAGGCGGCGGAAAAAATCGGCTGGCCGGCGATGATCATCGCCGCTTCGCGGCCGTGGCCCTTGCGCAATGACACGCGTACGACGTCATCGGCTTCGGCGACCGCACTTTCGAGATCGCGCAGGGATTGCGAGATCGCCGGATGGCCTTGCGTCTTGAGGATATTGAGCGAGAAGACGACATCATGCGCCGTCAGTGGCGTTCCGTCATGGAAGCGCGCCTGCTTGCGCAGGAAAAATCGATAAGTCAGCTTGTCGGTGGAGACCCAGACCTTTTCGGCGACAAGGCCGTAAAGTGCGTCCGGTTCGTCGCTATTGCCTGCCATCAGCGAGTCGAAGATCGCGCCCATGCCGGCCGCGCCATCCCCCTTTAAAATATAATCATTGAAGGAATTGAACGTCGTCGGGCTAACGTTGGCGCCGCCGCCGCTCGGCTGCAAGGCGAGCTGGCCGCCCTTCGGCGCCTGCGGATTGACGTAAGCGAAGGACTTAAAATCTTTTGGCAATGCTAGATCGCCGAAGATCGACAATCCATGCGTTTCGCCGCCACTGGCCGGCGCATCGGCCAGAACCGGGATGGACCTGAATGGAATGCTGGCGCCGATAAGGCCGGAGCAAAGTTGTAGAACGGAGCGGCGGGAAACGACCAAACGTTGCTGCGATGTCAAAAAAGCCTCTCTGACGCTTTGCGAGATGCGGTCAGACTGTCCGAGGATTATGTCGCTTTTTAACCCGGCAGCGCAACACGAGACCGTCCGCGATAACAAAACGGCCGCGCAAGCGCGGCCGGTCTTCATGGAGCTTTAGCCAGGACCTTTTAATGCGCGGCGGGTGCTGGCAGCGGCACCGGATGGTCCGACAACGTGTCGAGATAAGCGACGATGTCGGCGCGCTTCTCAGGCGAGGGCTCGCCGGAGAAGGTCATCTTCGTGCCCGGCACAAACGCCTGCGGATCCTTGATGAAGATAAAAATGTCTTGCGGCGTCCAGGTGCCACCCTTGGCCTTCATCGCATCCGAATACTGGAAGCCCGCGAAAGAGGCGCGCGCGCGCCCGACAACGCCATAGAGCGGCGGCCCGAGGATGATCCCGCCGCCCTTCGCGAAATTGTGGCAGATCTGACAGGGCTTGGAATCGTCCTCACCCTTCTTGACGTCGGCCTTGCCGATGTAGGCGGCGAGAAGTTCGGCCGGCGCTGGCGCTGGCGCCGCCGCGGGCTTCCCAGCGTCGGTCGCAGCCGATTCGGCTGGCTTGGGCGGAGCCGGATGCGAGAATAGCGCGCTCGACGCCAGATAAACGACCTGAGCAAAAAGAAGCGTGCCGAGAACGCCCCCTGCGATCTTATTGAACTCAAAAGAATTCATGGCCTTACGAACTCCCCCGCAGAGCCGGCATTGACGGCGATCATATTAGCGACCGTTGATTAGTCGCTTTGCCGCAGCCTTGGCAACCCGTATAAGGCGGCCAATAATAATTTTCCTGCGGGTAAAGGCTTCGCCAGTAAATCTGGGACCTTATCCAAACGGCGGTCCTTCCGAGCGCCGAGGCTGCGAAAGCGTCCTCCGCGGACGCGCGCTTCTGAGACGAGAGATGACGAACAGAAAAATCGCTTATCAGGGCGAGCCCGGCGCCAATTCCGATATCGCCTGCCGCGCCGTCTATCCGGATTTCGAGCCCCTGCCCCGCGCCACATTCGAGGATGCGCTTACGGCGGTCTCCGATGGCTCCGCCGATTATGCGATGATCCCGATCGAGAATTCGCTGGCGGGGCGCGTCGCCGATATCCATGCGCTTTTGCCCACAGCGGGGCTTTATATCGTCGGCGAATATTTCCTGCCGGTGCATTTCCAATTGCTAGGGATCAAGGGCGCGAAGATCGATGGTCTCAAATCGGTCTATAGCCACGTCCACGCGCTCGGCCAATGCCGGAAGATCATCCGTAAGCTGAACCTTGTCGCCCATATCAGCGGCGACACCGCAGGCTCAGCCAAGGAGATCGCCGAATGGGGCGACTCGACGAAGGCCGCGCTCGCGCCAGCTTTGGCCGCGGAGATCTATGGGCTCGATCTCCTCGCGGCTGACGTGGAGGACGAGAAGCATAATACGACGCGGTTCGTCATTCTGGCGCGCGCGCCGCATTGGCCTGAACGCGGCACTGTTGCGACCGTCACGACGTTCGTCTTCCGCGTCCGGAACGTCCCGGCAGCGCTTTATAAGGCGCTCGGCGGTTTCGCCACCAACGGCGTCAATATGACAAAGCTCGAAAGCTATATGGTCGACGGCGAATTCACCGCGACTCAATTTCTCGCCGATGTCGACGGCCATCCCGACGATCCCGCGCTCGCGCGGGCCTTCGAGGAACTGGCATTCTTCTGCAAGGAATTCAAAATTCTGGGCGTCTACGCCCCCCATCCCTTCCGCACCGAAAGCGTCACCGCAATCGCGAAATGATGCTTTTTGAGCACGCTTCGGAGCGGAAAGTTCTCAAGTGCTCCAAAGCGGGCCGCTGGCCGTATTACTGCCATCAAGGCCAACTTAACCATCTTAGCCGATGGCCCAAATGCAACGCTTTTCAAGAAGGTCTCATAAAGGTTGACGGAACCTTCGTTTAACCATCGCCCGGTAGGACTATCGGATCGAGTGCCATGAAAGGAGTTTTGTCATGAGCCTTCACCCGCGCACGGGAGCTTTCAAGCTTGCCGTAGCTTTAGGCGCTGCCCTCGCCATGGCGGCCTGCGCCAAAAATCCCGGGGCTGACAGTCTCGCTGGCGGCTATGGCACTGCGACGCCTGGTTCGCCGCAGGATTTCAGCCAGAATGTCGGCGACCGCGTTTTCTTTGAAACAGATTCGACCGAGCTGACGCCAACCGCGCAAGCGACGCTCGACAAGCAGGCCACCTGGTTGCAGCAATACGGTCGCTACAATTTCGTTGTCGAAGGACATGCGGACGAGCGCGGCACGCGCGAATATAACTTCGCGCTGGGTGCGCGGCGTGCCGAACGCGTCAAGGAATATCTGACCGCACGTGGCATTTCGGGCGAGCGCATTCGCACGATCAGCTACGGCAAGGAACGCCCTGTCGCGGTTTGCAACGACATTTCCTGCTGGTCGCAAAACCGCCGCGTCGTGACCGACCTGAACCCGGGTCAGTCGTAAGCCTAATAGGCGGTTCCAAGTTACGAAAAGGCCGGTCACACAGACCGGCCTTTTGTTTTGACGCTCGCTAGGCAAGGCGCTCCGCCCGGACAGGCTCGTCAACGCCAACACTCTTCGCTTGGCTCGTCGTTTATTCTGGGGGCGCACCCGCGGGCGGACGTGAGGGAATCGCACGCAAGAAAGTCAGAGAAAAGAATGCGCCGACCCATGAACCAGCAGCGGCGAAGCACACGTAAATCCAGTTCTCTGTGTAATTGATGACAGCGTAAGACGAGAGCAGATACCAAAAGCTGCTCCAACTCGCCGCCGAAAAGCGGTGCCCCGCGCTGACGGCCGACGTGAACATGACATAGACCGCGTCCGTTGCCGCCGTCGCGAGAACGACGCCCGCCGCGGTCGCAAGATTAAAATGTAAACCCAGCATCGTCCGAGCCTCCGGGGATTTGCACCGCTTACGGAAGGCCAGACTAAGCGCGAACGCAAAAGGTCGCGACAGCTCAAAAAAAGTGCGGCGCCGTTAGCGCCGCACTTGGATTTTATAGCGAAGCAGAACTCTTTATGTCTGCGGCTGCGGCTCCAGACCGCCGGTCTCAGGCCCAGCCTTCGGCTGCCGCCCGCTCGCCGGGACAGGCGAAGGACGCGGCGCCGGTGCCGGCGGCGGTTCGTCGCCTGCATCGCGGATCGGCTTTTCGCCACGCAAGAGACCGTAGATCTCTTCGCCGGTCAGCGTCTCGTATTCCAAAAGGCCCTTGGCCAGGGTCTCAAGATCCTGACGCTTCTCGGTGATAATGCGGGTCGCATCCGCGAGACCGCTTTCGACGAGGCGGCGCACTTCCGCATCGATCTTTTGCGAGGTCGATTCGGAGATGTTGTTCTGCTTGCCCATCGAATAGCCGAGGAAGACTTCTTCCTGGTTCTCGCCGTACATCACGGTGCCGAGTTGGTCGGAGAAGCCCCAGCGCGTGACCATCGCCCGGGCGAGTTTCGTCGCCTGCTCGATGTCCGACTGGGCGCCGGACGTGACCTTGTCCTTGCCGAAGATGATCTCCTCGGAGACGCGTCCACCCATCAGCACCGCAAGACGCGACGTCATCTGCTCGTAGCTCATCGACAGCTTGTCGCGTTCGGGAAGCTGCATGACCATGCCAAGCGCACGGCCGCGCGGTATGATCGTCGCCTTGTGGACCGGGTCGGTCGCCGGCACATTGAGCGCGACAATCGCGTGGCCACCTTCGTGATAGGCGGTCAGGATTTTCTCCTGTTCCGTCATGACCAAAGTGCGGCGCTCCGCACCCATCATGATCTTGTCTTTGGCGTCCTCGAACTCGCTCATCATCACAATGCGTTTGCCGCGCCGCGCCGCAAGCAGCGCCGCCTCGTTGACGAGATTCATCAGATCAGCGCCCGAGAAGCCCGGCGTGCCGCGCGCGACGGTCTTGAGATCGACATCAGGCGACAGCGGCACTTTGCGGACATGCACCTTCAGGATGCGCTCGCGGCCAATGACGTCCGGGTTCGGGACGACGATCTGGCGGTCGAAACGGCCCGGGCGCAGCAGCGCCGGATCGAGCACGTCCGGCCGGTTCGTCGCGGCAATGAGGATGATGCCCTCGTTGGCGTCGAAGCCGTCCATCTCGACGAGCAACTGGTTCAGCGTCTGCTCGCGCTCGTCGTTGCCGCCGCCGAGGCCAGCGCCGCGATGGCGACCGACCGCATCGATTTCATCGATGAAGATGATGCAGGGCGCATTCTTCTTCGCCTGCTCGAACATGTCGCGCACGCGGCTCGCGCCGACGCCGACGAACATTTCGACGAAGTCAGAGCCCGAGATCGTGAAAAACGGCACGTTGGCTTCGCCGGCGATGGCGCGGGCAAGCAGCGTCTTACCCGTGCCGGGGGGCCCGACGAGCAACACACCACGCGGAATCCGGCCGCCGAGCCGCTGGAATTTTTGCGGATCGCGCAGAAATTCGACGATCTCCTGCAGATCTTCCTTGGCCTCATCGACGCCAGCAACATCCTCAAAGGTGATGCGCCCGTGGGCTTCGGTCAGCAGCTTCGCCTTTGATTTACCGAAGCCGAGCGCTTTACCGCCCGCGCCCTGCATCTGCCGGGTGACGAAAATCCACATGCCGACGAAAGCTAGGATCGGCAGGCCGTTGATCAGCAGGGTCAAAAGCCAGCTATTGCCGTCGGACGGCGGCTTGGCGTTGATCGTCACGCCGTTCTTGACGAGGCTTTGCACCAGCGAGGGGTCGTTCGGCGTATAGGTCTCGAACGCCTTGTCGTTCTTGAGATGGCCGGACACTTCGTTGCCAACGATCGTCACCTCGCGGACCTGACCGCCCTGGACGTCGCTCAAGAACTCACTGAAGCTGATACTGTCCTGCGCAGCCGTTCGTTGGCTCGGGTTGTAGAACAACATCACGAGCGCGACGACGAGCAGAAAGATGATGACCCAGAGTGCAAAATTCCTGAAATTCGGATGCATATTCTACTCGCGACAGGCTGGCTCCGACCTCTGAGACAAGCCCGTTAAAGGAGGCACTCCTCTCGGAGCGCGTTGATGTAATGTAGGCGCGGCCGGAAGGCTTGCCAAGGGAACTTAAGATACCGCATTGCCCCTCGGAAAAGCAGGGTCATGTGACGCCAGATGAGCGGAGGCACTGACCCCGCCGCGCCGCCGAAGCGCCTCGCGTTGAAGGGTCAACCCCTCTCCATCAAGCGATAATTTCACCCCGCCGAGCGTACGATGCCAGACCTTACGTAATTGCAATGCTGCACACAGGTCTTGCGCCAAACTTTCGAGCCGTTCGAGACGCGGTGGCTTACTGCCGAGAGCCGCGATTTCGACTCCAACGACACGCAGCAAAATCTCTTCCGGCAGATCGCGCAAGCTCGCGGCGGAAATATGGACAATATCCGGAGCTGACGTCCGTTTGAGCGTTGCCCGCGCGAGATCGGCTTGAGCAGCTAAAGCACGCTCGGCTCGCGCCGTGCGGCGCCCGAGACGGGCCAAACCTGCGGCATCCAGACCCGCTTCATCGAGAAGTGGAAGAATTTCTCGTAACCTCGTACGTGCAAAAGCCAAATTCTCATTTGATGGATCGCGAAAATAGGGTTGATTGCACGCGTTGCAATAATCGATCAGCAGCTTTTTCGGCACACCAAGCAACGGCCGGTAGAGGACGACGCCATCCTGTTCTGTCATGCTTTGCATGCCGGCAAGGCCGCCAATGCCGCTGCCCCGCATCAGCCGAAACAGAATCGTTTCCGCCTGATCATCAGCGTGATGTCCTGTCAGCAAATAATCCGCGCCGAGCGACTGGGCATGCGCACGCAGCAGCGCATAACGCGCCGCGCGGGCCCGCTCCTGGACACGTGTGCGGGGCTTTGCTCCCTGCCAAATGAGGGTTTGATGCGCCAGGCCGACCGACTGCGCCCAGCGGCCGACCGTTTCAGCCTCCGCCCGTGATTCGCTACGCAGACCATGATCGACAGTGGCGACGAAAAAGCTTGTTCCAGCGGGTGCGCCCTGCCCCTGCCATTGCGCGGCAAGCCGCATCAGCGCGATGGAATCCGGACCGCCGGACACCGCGAGCAAGGCGCGTCGTCCGGCAAGTGCCGCAAAAAGGGACACGAGGCTCGCGCCGCTGAGAGGCTCCGTGGGCGCTAGTTCCCCGCTCAAGCGCCGCACTGGCTGCGCTTGGCCTCGCGCTCCGCGGCCGCTTTCACCGCCGCCGAGGCGTTCGGATATTTGTGCGGCACTTCGCTGAAGGTGGCGCAAGCCTGCTCCTTGGCGCCCAAGGTGTGCAAAGATTCACCGAGCCGGAGCATTGCCTGTGGCGCCCGCGCCGAATCCGCGTAATTCGTCGAAATCTTGAGGAACTGCTCAGCCGCCTCTCGCGCGCGGCCCCGCGCCGAATAGGATTCGCCGAGAAAATACATCGCCTCGGCCGTCAGGCGGGTCTTGGGATTTTTGTCGAGGAACGACTGAAAGCCACGCTCGGCGTTGTCGTAATCCTTCTGCTTGAAATAGCCGAGCGCCGCGTCGAATTCCTGGCGCGGCGAAGCCGGCTCCGGCTGCGTGCTGGCGAGGTGGGTGTCGGCGGGCGTTGAAACGCCGCCAGCGGGCACGCTGGGCGCGGGGGGCGTATAGGCGCTTTGAAGGTTGAGCGGCGCGTTCGGATCGCTGTTGGCCGCGCCGCCGGCATTATCAGCAGTCGGCGGCGGTGGCGCGCTTTCCCCCGCGCCGAGCGGCTTCGGCGCGCCCGGCGCATTCGGGTCGGCTGCGGGGTCGAAGACATCGTCGCCGCGCCCATGCCGCGCCGGCGTATCGGCCGACGCGCCCGCATCCGCCGAATCAGCCGGGTCCGCCGTGGCGTTGGAAGAAGCAGATCCGCTGTCCGCATCCGTCACCGCCGCCGGCGGTGAGGCCGGCGTCATTTCACTGTGACGCTGGAGGTGGCCGCCACGGCTGTCCTGGAGGCGGAAATCAACGTCTTGCTCGAATTTCTTCAGCTGATCTTGAAGCTGGTGGTTCTCGAACTGCATCTGCTGGATTTGGCCCGTCATCTGCCGGATCTGATCCTCAAGCCGTTCGACGCGGACGATCAGGCTTGCGTCGGGGCTGCCGCCGCTCGCGTCCGGCGTATAAGAGCCGCCATTGCCCTGCGAATCGCCGCCACCGCCGACATTGTCCGGCGGTGCGCCGTAGTTTTGCGCGAAGCTCAGCGAGGTTGCGCTCAGGATCATAAATCCGGCCAGCGTCAGTGCCGTCACATATGCGTTCAATCGAGTCATGCTAAAAAAATCCAGATTACCCAACCACATCATAAGGCACACTTCGACCAAAGTTAGGTTTTCGAGAAGAAATTCACCGGGAAAGGCCCGCGACTTCCCTCTCGTGAATTTGTAACGCCGAACTGATTTGGCTTAGCATTGGGTGTTGGTTTGAGATTGGGATAGTATCCCTAGAGCCCTTGAGGCCGTTTTCGCCGCGCCGCCGGCTCGATAATCCAGTGTACGCAGGAGCACCAGGGCTTGGGAAAGCATTTCGGGACCGATGGAATTCGCGGCCTAGCCAATAAGGTTATCACGCCCGAACTGGCGATGAAGGTGGCGCAGGCCACGGGCATCCTGTTTCAGCGCGGCGACCACCGCCACCGCGCCGTGATCGGCAAGGACACACGGCTCTCCGGCTATATGATCGAGACAGCCATGGTCGCCGGCTTCACCTCCGTCGGCGTCGATGTGTTGCTGCT
This Methylovirgula sp. DNA region includes the following protein-coding sequences:
- the ybgF gene encoding tol-pal system protein YbgF yields the protein MTRLNAYVTALTLAGFMILSATSLSFAQNYGAPPDNVGGGGDSQGNGGSYTPDASGGSPDASLIVRVERLEDQIRQMTGQIQQMQFENHQLQDQLKKFEQDVDFRLQDSRGGHLQRHSEMTPASPPAAVTDADSGSASSNATADPADSADAGASADTPARHGRGDDVFDPAADPNAPGAPKPLGAGESAPPPPTADNAGGAANSDPNAPLNLQSAYTPPAPSVPAGGVSTPADTHLASTQPEPASPRQEFDAALGYFKQKDYDNAERGFQSFLDKNPKTRLTAEAMYFLGESYSARGRAREAAEQFLKISTNYADSARAPQAMLRLGESLHTLGAKEQACATFSEVPHKYPNASAAVKAAAEREAKRSQCGA